Proteins from one Gaiella occulta genomic window:
- a CDS encoding integrase core domain-containing protein encodes MRGGRSKNPLSPEEGRRVGPLQAAATSFREKLGEQLGIRHRRGGYRDPESQAFIESWFGKPNEKEVWRDEYETLDDARRGIGGDVDRYHHRPHGGLDHRTPLEVCRTREDLQNVAA; translated from the coding sequence AAGAACCCCCTATCCCCTGAAGAGGGACGGCGGGTGGGGCCACTGCAAGCGGCTGCAACGAGCTTCCGAGAGAAACTCGGCGAGCAGCTCGGGATCCGGCATCGTCGCGGCGGCTACCGCGACCCCGAGTCGCAAGCCTTCATCGAAAGCTGGTTCGGGAAACCCAACGAGAAAGAGGTGTGGCGGGACGAATACGAGACCCTCGACGACGCCAGACGCGGGATCGGCGGCGACGTCGACCGCTACCACCACCGGCCGCACGGCGGGCTCGACCACCGGACGCCCCTCGAGGTATGCCGGACCCGGGAAGACCTGCAAAACGTCGCAGCCTGA